A stretch of Fusarium fujikuroi IMI 58289 draft genome, chromosome FFUJ_chr10 DNA encodes these proteins:
- a CDS encoding probable gEgh 16 protein, which translates to MAPIKNLLLALFVAADLAAVSAHSVITNAVGDAGGSGMALGVDTSTPRDGTRRRPFQQDATRFRGNSADTVGETLSAGDNDIEQGTLDIMEETGSQLPQVNPGGSLEMTVHQVNSDGAGPYTCMINADGTGTSWENIQVTTNVEGNERGRNRDGEMGDFPLVASIPAGQNCTGTVAGEENVCLVRCQNPARAGPFGGVIPVQMASGNAGNATDAGNTGNAGTAGNGNANDNTNDATNDTADDTTTGGANGNANSNNNGDANGNGNANGNGNDDEEEDEDETDAGTRNNRRATRFSA; encoded by the exons ATGGCTCccatcaagaacctcctcCTTGCCCTTTTCGTCGCTGCCGATCTCGCAGCAGTCTCGGCTCACAGCGTCATTACCAACGCCGTTGGTGATGCCGGTGGCTCTGGAATGGCTCTTGGAGTCGATACCTCAACTCCCAGAGACGGAACTCGAAGACGCCCTTTCCAGCAAGATGCAACCCGCTTCCGAGGCAACTCTGCTGATACTGTCGGCGAAACCTTGTCTGCTGGTGACAACGACATCGAGCAAGGAACATTGGATATCATGGAAGAGACAG GAAGCCAGCTCCCTCAGGTCAACCCCGGTGGTAGCCTCGAGATGACGGTTCATCAGGTCAACTCAGACGGTGCTGGTCCATACACCTGCATGATCAATGCCGACGGCACCGGTACATCTTGGGAAAACATCCAGGTGACGACTAATGTCGAGGGTAATGAGCGAGGTCGCAACCGTGACGGCGAGATGGGAGACTTCCCTCTCGTTGCTTCTATCCCAGCTGGTCAAAACTGTACGGGAACAGTCGCAGGCGAGGAGAACGTGTGTCTTGTCCGCTGTCAGAACCCGGCTCGTGCCGGCCCATTTGGTGGTGTGATCCCGGTGCAGATGGCGAGCGGCAATGCTGGAAATGCTACTGACGCTGGAAACACTGGAAACGCGGGCACTGCTGGTAACGGCAACGCCAATGACAACACCAATGATGCCACCAACGACACCGCTGATGATACCACCACCGGCGGTGCCAACGGCAACgcaaacagcaacaacaatggcGACGCCAATGGTAATGGCAACGCTAATGGTAATgggaatgatgatgaggaggaggatgaagatgagaccGATGCTGGCACTCGCAACAACCGCCGTGCCACCCGATTCTCTGCCTAA
- a CDS encoding related to NADH oxidase: MNSAANSQLRLRCGLVLKNRLVKTGMSEKMAQNLLPSANHGALYKRWADGGWAALITGNIMVSDQYLGSNEDVAVTGTTSSLLESWSQWTASTRNQDCHMIAQLNHPGRQSPIGAGKRSIFSKTIAPSAIPINLGDNAVAKLIRMLVFGTPRAMTRHDIDVVIAQFTQAARLAYQAGFQGVEIHAAHGFLLSQFMSPNSNQRDDEFGGSAEKRVELVLRIIRSIRKEVPKSFCVGVKINSADFKDKEGMAEMLRQIELIQQEAIDYINLSGGSFEDPQMMSTDSSLQPSSAKSRSGIREGFFLRTSEDIRRRFPDLTLLVTGGFRSRNGVAGALNDNACDLIGLGRPAVKYPDLPSKIMFNEDISDAEARFDVESAPGGGWLASKVRSVGAGAESKYWVAAMNNL, encoded by the exons ATGAACTCTGCAGCTAACTCCCAACTTCGACTTCGATGTGGACTTGTCCTCAAGAACAGGCTTGTCAAAACTGGCATGTCTGAAAAGATGGCCCAGAACTTACTGCCATCTGCCAATCATGGAGCATTGTATAAGCGATGGGCAGACGGTGGATGGGCAGCTCTGATCACGG GTAACATCATGGTCTCGGACCAGTACCTTGGCAGCAACGAAGACGTCGCAGTCACCGGCACAACGTCAAGCTTGCTTGAAAGCTGGTCACAATGGACAGCTTCTACCAGAAACCAGGACTGTCATATGATTGCTCAATT GAACCATCCAGGACGCCAATCTCCAATTGGAGCCGGCAAGAGAagcatcttctcaaagacaaTCGCCCCGAGTGCTATTCCTATCAACCTTGGAGACAACGCTGTAGCAAAACTGATTCGCATGTTGGTATTTGGAACCCCAAGAGCTATGACGCGACATGATATCGATGTTGTCATCGCGCAGTTCACTCAAGCTGCTCGACTGGCTTACCAAGCTGGTTTTCAAGGCGTTGAGATTCATGCAGCAC ATGGATTTTTATTGTCTCAATTCATGTCACCAAACAGTAATCAGCGCGACGATGAGTTTGGTGGCTCAGCAGAAAAGCGTGTCGAACTAGTTCTTCGTATCATCCGTTCCATCCGCAAAGAAGTCCCCAAGTCATTCTGCGTTGGTGTAAAGATCAATTCGGCGGACTTTAAGGACAAAGAGGGAATGGCTGAGATGCTACGACAGATTGAGTTGATTCAGCAGGAGGCAATTGACTACATCAATCTCAGTGGTGGATCTTTCGAAGACCCTCAGATGATGAGCACAGATTCGTCCCTGCAGCCAAGTTCTGCCAAGTCTCGCTCCGGTATTCGTGAGGGATTCTTCCTACGCACGAGTGAAGACATTCGTCGCAGGTTCCCTGATCTTACACTGCTTGTGACAGGAGGGTTCAGAAGCCGCAATGGTGTTGCTGGAGCTCTTAATGATAACGCTTGTGATCTGATCGGACTTGGGAGACCAGCTGTAAAATATCCAGATTTACCAAGCAAGATCATGTTCAACGAGGATATTAGTGACGCTGAAGCTAGATTTGATGTGGAGTCTGCTCCCGGCGGTGGATGGTTGGCTTCAAAGGTCCGCTCTGTTGGAGCAGGCGCTGAGAGT AAATATTGGGTGGCGGCTATGAATAACCTCTGA
- a CDS encoding related to 1-acyldihydroxyacetone-phosphate reductase — MTASYVPPFALVTGCNSGIGEQLAIALAKNNFTVFATARRVEFLDKLTDQHANIIALPLELGESTSIERLRDSVTKYTEGRLDLLFNNAGMHYAAPATDIDVNEVTKLFTVNVVAVMHICQVFIPLLRKAPRPRIVQIGSVTRDVPVVCQSVYNASKAALSQYTKTLRVELRPLSIEVIEVVTGFVRSNILRDGVLISEDSLYRPIKSTVEDVKNGGNKNGMPADEYARAVVRQILGKTYKREEFTLFMSFKLHLVRSQAKGSVR, encoded by the exons ATGACTGCCTCATACGTACCACCTTTTGCCCTAGTCACTGGCTGCAACAGTGGCATCGGCGAGCAACTTGCCATCGCcctcgccaagaacaacTTTACAGTCTTCGCCACAGCCAGACGTGTTGAGTTTTTGGACAAGCTCACAGATCAACATGCAAACATTATTGCACTACCTCTAGAGCTTGGTGAGTCAACTAGTATAGAGAGGCTTAGAGACTCGGTCACCAAATACACCGAAGGTCGCCTGGACCTACTCTTCAACAATGCGGGGATGCACTACGCGGCACCAGCAACGGACATTGACGTCAACGAAGTCACCAAGCTATTCACAGTCAATGTTGTAGCTGTCATGCACATATGCCAAGTCTTCATCCCGCTTTTGCGAAAGGCTCCTCGACCACGCATTGTTCAGATTGGGAGCGTTACACGCGATGTTCCTGTTGTATGTCAGTCGGTGTATAATGCTTCCAAGGCGGCTCTCAGTCAGTATACAAAGACTCTTCGAGTA GAACTAAGGCCTCTTTCCATCGAGGTTATAGAGGTTGTGACCGGCTTTGTACGCAGCAACATCCTTCGCGACGGTGTTCTCATCTCCGAAGACTCATTATACCGACCTATTAAAAGTACTGTCGAGGATGTTAAGAATGGAGGAAACAAGAACGGCATGCCCGCAGACGAATATGCTCGTGCTGTGGTGCGCCAAATTCTTGGCAAGACTTATAAGCGAGAG GAGTTTACCCTTTTCATGTCCTTCAAGTTGCATCTTGTGAGGTCTCAAGCTAAAGGATCGGTAAGGTGA
- a CDS encoding related to 2,3-dihydroxybiphenyl-1,2-dioxygenase translates to MPDMLIPTIINDPSKVQLSRIAHVYFEHPDLEKFDRFADDFGFVKEAQIGDTIYYRGYGIDPFVYVATKSKDGKQRFMGPAFVAASEEEFEKAAALEGAERVSLEHAPGGGRMIKFSRQDNTFFHVVYGQEERKIGSEEPTATHEQQGPYNKPFTKPRRGKYQRYHPGPALVHKLGHFGYVVPDFDNELAWYTNNFNFVPSDILYHWDFSNMDVLTFMHLDLGDEYSDHHCFFMQRAEPHVKKIYCHHTSFEVADFDTQLLGHEYLASKGWKSVWGVGRHVLGSQIFDYWADPSGFKIEHYADGDVVNRATGTNRDVVGPFSVWGPEVPKDFGEKGA, encoded by the exons ATGCCTGACATGCTGATCCCCACAATCATCAACGACCCCTCCAAGGTGCAGCTGTCCCGCATCGCCCACGTCTACTTTGAACACCCAGACTTGGAGAAATTCGACAGATTCGCAGATGATTTCGGCTTTgtcaaagaagctcaaattgGAGACACCATTTACTATCGTGGTTACGGTATAGATCCATTTGTTTATGTTGCAACCAAGAGTAAAGATGGAAAGCAGAGATTCATGGGGCCAGCTTTTGTCGCTGcttctgaggaggagtttgagaaggCAGCTGCCCTTGAAGGAGCTGAGCGAGTTTCTCTGGAGCATGCACCTGGTGGGGGGAGGATGATCAAGTTCAGTCGACAGGATAACACATTCTTTCATGTTGTGTatggtcaagaagagagaaagattGGCTCTGAAGAGCCGACTGCAACACATGAGCAGCAGGGACCATACAACAAACCCTTCACAAAGCCAAGACGAG GAAAATACCAACGATATCACCCTGGCCCAGCTCTCGTCCACAAACTCGGCCATTTCGGCTACGTCGTTCCCGACTTTGACAACGAGTTAGCATGGTACAcaaacaacttcaactttgTCCCCTCAGATATCCTGTACCACTGGGACTTCTCCAACATGGACGTGCTGACGTTCATGCACCTGGATCTCGGTGATGAGTATTCCGACCATCACTGCTTCTTCATGCAGAGAGCTGAACCCCATGTCAAGAAGATATACTGCCACCATACCTCGTTCGAAGTGGCAGATTTCGATACTCAGCTCCTTGGACACGAGTATCTAGCTAGCAAAGGCTGGAAGAGTGTCTGGGGTGTCGGACGACATGTTTTGGGCAGCCAGATCTTTGACTATTGGGCTGACCCTAGCGGCTTCAAGATTGAGCATTATGCGGATGGCGATGTCGTTAATCGGGCGACAGGTACCAATAGAGACGTCGTTGGACCATTCTCGGTTTGGGGTCCAGAAGTACCCAAGGACTTTGGAGAGAAGGGGGCATGA
- a CDS encoding probable general amino acid permease — MDKDEKIVCSDMPADVEMASGNTEVIPSSGLKRELGSRHINMIAVAGMIGTGLFLSSGQVIATAGPVGALLAYTLMGFVTAGVAYTTGEITAFMPSTGGFVRHATKFVEPALGAATGWNFWYTMAINMPAEISAAATLVQFWNTSINPGVWITIFLIFIIVANLCGAKLYGESEVVFASLKIMLIIGLIIGGLVIDLGGAPNHERLGFRYWIHPGAFNTYIKDGSAGRFLAFWKAMLPAAFSYGNIQVVAISGSETRNPRKLIPAATKKTFYRIFFFYFCSIFIVGLIVPYNDPALGVSTGTASQSPFVIAFQRSGVSVVPSIINAVVCTSAISSGSACIFIASRTLFGLSCDGHAPQFFQRCNRFGTPHYAVGMSCLLSPLVYLTVVNNTSVVFSWFVNITTVAGLIGWVVIQVTYLRFFAGLKKQGYSREELPYKSPLQPYVAWATLLMVSLVILFCGFDVFVKGHFTAQGFITCYINIAIFAVLYSIFKIRLRSKVIPTSQIELIEEFRSIREEKQAEEADQQHK, encoded by the exons ATGGATAAAGACGAAAAGATTGTCTGCAGCGACATGCCGGCGGACGTCGAAATGGCCAGCGGAAACACGGAGGTCATCCCGTCCAGCGGCCTCAAGCGTGAATTGGGCTCTCGACACATCAACATGATTGCCGTCGCTGGCATGATT GGAACGGGACTCTTCCTCAGTTCTGGGCAAGTCATCGCGACAGCAGGCCCAGTTGGAGCTCTTCTAGCTTATACCCTCATGGGGTTCGTTACAGCGGGTGTTGCATATACGACTGGAGAGATCACGGCGTTCATGCCATCGACTGGAGGTTTCGTTCGTCATGCGACCAAGTTTGTTGAGCCTGCACTGGGTGCTGCCACGGGCTGGAACTTCT GGTACACAATGGCAATCAACATGCCCGCCGAGATCAGCGCCGCAGCCACCCTCGTCCAGTTCTGGAACACATCCATCAACCCTGGAGTCTGGATCACCAtattcctcatcttcatcatcgtcgcaAACCTTTGCGGAGCCAAACTCTACGGAGAGTCCGAAGTCGTCTTTGCATCCCTCAAGATCATGCTCATTATTGGTCTAATCATAGGCGGACTAGTCATTGATCTCGGTGGAGCACCGAATCATGAGCGGCTGGGCTTTCGGTACTGGATCCATCCAGGAGCCTTcaatacttatataaaggaCGGTTCAGCTGGACGGTTCCTCGCGTTCTGGAAGGCAATGCTACCTGCTGCTTTTAGTTACGGCAATATTCAAGTCGTGGCTATCTCAGGATCTGAGACACGTAACCCCCGGAAGCTCATCCCAGCTGCGACAAAGAAGACATTTTACagaatattcttcttttacTTCTGCAGTATTTTCATCGTTGGTCTTATTGT ACCATACAACGACCCAGCTCTCGGCGTCTCTACCGGAACCGCTTCACAATCCCCATTTGTCATCGCCTTTCAACGATCAGGTGTTTCAGTCGTGCCATCGATCATCAACGCTGTTGTGTGTACCTCGGCAATAAGCAGCGGATCCGCTTGTATCTTTATCGCCTCTCGGACTCTCTTCGGTCTCAGCTGCGATGGTCATGCTCCTCAGTTCTTCCAGCGCTGCAATAGATTTGGCACCCCTCATTATGCAGTCGGCATGAGCTGCCTCTTATCACCACTTGTGTATTTGACAGTTGTGAACAACACCTCCGTGGTCTTCTCATGGTTTGTGAACATCACGACTGTTGCTGGCCTCATCGGCTGGGTGGTCATCCAGGTGACCTATCTCCGTTTCTTTGCTGGTCTCAAGAAGCAGGGTTACAGCAGAGAAG AACTTCCATATAAAAGTCCCTTACAGCCGTATGTGGCCTGGGCAACATTACTTATGGTGTCCCTGGTAATCCTGTTTTGTG GGTTTGACGTCTTCGTGAAGGGCCACTTCACTGCTCAGGGATTCATCACATGCTacatcaacatcgccatctttGCTG TACTTTACTCAATCTTTAAGATACGACTGAGATCGAAAGTCATACCGACTTCACAGATTGAGCTCATTGAAGAGTTTCGATCAATTcgggaagagaagcaggcGGAGGAAGCTGATCAGCAGCATAAATAA
- a CDS encoding related to glycosyl hydrolase, translated as MSTVCSKLWPFMRTLVIMLIGAELGLCYLTEMADTMIAKGITPDLGYQDAVLYLGFEKAYELTGDQKYLDWYIGQIDGPVVQEDGSIKGLNTSRYILDEYRMGHNYLYLFNQTGETKYETAANIVRRMLDSYPRTPSGGFWHQQFFRNQMWLDGIYMADSFYARWTHLYDSDNDTAWDDILLQYELIHEHTINETTGLHVHGWVEGQASWADPETGRAPNVWGRALGWYFMALVEVLQYFPTSHAGYDQLLGYLRSVAKGLKDSRDPDLGSWWQVMNEPYPEREGNFIESSGSSMFTWGLLKAVNLGYLDSDEYLETAKDAFTSLIHNFVTEGDDGLLVLNSTVAECGLTSSNVTFEYYVSRPKLENGQNGVGPFMLASYEWESWAKDA; from the exons ATGTCTACAGTGTGTAGCAAGTTGTGGCCCTTCATGCGGACCCTCGTCATTATGCTCATTGGAGCTGAGTTGGGCCTTTGTTATCTGACGGAGATGGCAGATACCATGATCGCAAAGGGTATAACACCCGACCTTGGATATCAAGATGCTGTTCTTTATCTCGGATTCGAAAAGGCTTACGAACTTACTGGCGATCAGAAGTATCTGGACTGGTACATCGGCCAGATCGACGGCCCTGTTGTTCAAGAGGATGGCTCCATCAAAGGTCTCAACACATCGCGGTATATTCTTGATGAGTACCGAATGGGGCACAACTACCTTTATCTTTTCAATCAAACTGGAGAAACAAAATATGAGACGGCTGCCAATATAGTCAGGCGTATGCTGGATTCTTATCCTCGCACTCCTTCCGGGGGCTTCTG GCACCAGCAGTTCTTTCGTAATCAAATGTGGCTTGATGGTATCTATATGGCAGATTCATTCTATGCCAGGTGGACGCATCTCTACGACTCAGACAATGACACAGCTTGGGACGACATACTTCTACAGTACGAGCTCATACATGAGCATACAATCAACGAGACGACTGGTCTTCATGTGCACGGATGGGTCGAAGGCCAAGCATCATGGGCCGATCCAGAAACAGGTCGAGCGCCTAATGTATGGGGACGCGCTCTTGGCTGGTACTTCATGGCCCTCGTCGAGGTATTGCAGTACTTCCCCACGTCACATGCCGGGTATGACCAGCTACTCGGATACCTTCGATCAGTCGCAAAGGGTCTTAAGGACTCCCGAGATCCAGATCTTGGCAGCTGGTGGCAAGTCATGAATGAACCCTACCCTGAACGCGAAGGCAACTTTATCGAGAGTAGCGGCTCCTCCATGTTTACGTGGGGATTACTTAAGGCTGTTAATTTGGGATATCTCGACTCAGATGAATATCTCGAAACTGCTAAAGATGCTTTCACAAGCTTGATTCACAACTTTGTCACCGAAGGCGACGATGGGTTACTGGTGTTGAACAGCACCGTCGCTGAATGCGGATTGACTAGTTCAAATGTCACGTTTGAG TACTACGTCAGCAGACCAAAGCTGGAGAATGGCCAAAATGGCGTAGGGCCATTCATGCTTGCTTCTTATGAATGGGAGTCATGGGCGAAGGACGCATGA
- a CDS encoding related to putative tartrate transporter: protein MTTPNEKAGGDAPPQDIQAPGSDVKPPIDEKADTASAIEKELGMVEEGYLKNEGRLPSPEEQIDALGIPNWRELEKKIVRRLDMTLMPCVWCLYFFNYLDRASIGHARLSTFDEDLNLTGSNFSSAVSILSLGYVLGQLPSNMLITKIRPSLYLCLMAIVWSGVSVATVGVKSYSGLMGVRFALGLVEAPLLPGAIYLLGCWYTRKEVAFRMAILYSAQTIAFCSAGLIAAATYATLEKAHGLAGWQWLFIILATAGAGSAMICIWFIPDYPDSTTGSAMWTMTEDMRKVAAARVLADRPSTTEAKTGAWEGLKLSVRDPKLYILTLMNITISAAYGFSNFYPSIVRGLAADWGYSSVIALVLTAPPYIFAAIGSYVNAWHSDKVKERGLHYAIPVAVACIGFIVCLATTNPQARYGASFIYVGGMYIANPLIMGYVSGALAKTPEKRAASVALCNLLSQIGNFTAPFMFVTKEEPRYISAFIGMMAFGLTSSACAIVMKIWLSRSNKRLLREAQQNGTAYQPYVT from the exons ATGACGACCCCCAATGAGAAAGCGGGCGGTGATGCGCCTCCGCAAGACATTCAGGCCCCGGGTTCTGATGTCAAGCCTCCCATTGACGAGAAGGCCGATACTGCTTCTGCCATTGAGAAGGAGCTTGGTATGGTAGAGGAGGGATATCTCAAGAATGAAGGTCGTCTTCCTAGCCCCGAGGAGCAGATTGACGCTCTGGGTATTCCGAACTGGCGCGAGCTGGAGAAAAAGATTGTTCGTCGTCTTGATATGACTCTCATGCCTTGTGTTTGGTGTCTTTACTTCTTCAATTACCTTGACAGAGCGTCGATTGGTCACGCTAGACTGAGCACGTTCGACGAGGATCTCAATCTTACTGGTTCCAATTTCTCTTCGGCTGTCTCTATTCTCTCTCTCGGTTATG TCCTTGGCCAACTCCCCAGTAACATGTTGATCACCAAGATTCGGCCTAGTCTCTATCTTTGCCTCATGGCTATTGTCTGGTCTGGTGTCAGTGTCGCTACTGTCGGAGTCAAGTCTTACTCTGGACTCATGGGAGTTCGCTtcgctcttggtcttgttgaggcgcctcttcttcctggcGCTATCTACCTCCTTGGTTGTTG GTATACCAGAAAAGAAGTCGCGTTCCGCATGGCTATCCTCTACTCAGCTCAGACGATTGCTTTCTGCTCAGCCGGTCTCATCGCCGCCGCCACCTACGCCACTCTCGAGAAGGCCCACGGCCTTGCTGGCTGGCAgtggctcttcatcatcctcgccaccGCTGGAGCCGGCTCTGCCATGATCTGTATCTGGTTCATCCCCGATTATCCCGACTCGACTACCGGCAGCGCCATGTGGACTATGACTGAAGATATGCGAAAGGTTGCTGCTGCACGTGTCCTCGCTGATCGCCCTTCCACTACCGAGGCCAAGACTGGTGCTTGGGAAGGATTGAAGCTTAGTGTTCGCGACCCTAAGCTCTACATCCTTACTCTCATgaacatcaccatctccgCTGCTTACGGGTTCTCCAACTTCTACCCTTCCATCGTTCGTGGTCTGGCTGCCGATTGGGGATACAGCTCTGTCATCGCGCTTGTTCTCACTGCGCCGCCTTACATCTTTGCTGCTATCGGCTCATATGTCAACGCTTGGCACTCTGACAA GGTCAAGGAGCGAGGTCTGCATTATGCCATCCCCGTTGCCGTCGCTTGTATCGGTTTCATTGTCTGCTTAGCGACCACCAACCCCCAGGCTCGATACGGAGCTTCTTTCATCTACGTTGGTGGCATGTACATCGCCAACCCTCTCATCATGGGTTATGTCAGCG GTGCTCTTGCAAAGACTCCCGAAAAGCGAGCTGCCTCTGTTGCACTTTGCAACCTTCTATCTCAAATCG GAAACTTCACTGCTCCTTTCATGTTCGTGACGAAGGAGGAGCCTCGCTACATCAGCGCCTTCATCGGTATGATGGCCTTCGGTTTGACCTCTAGTGCCTGCGCTATCGTCATGAAGATTTGGCTCAGCCGCTCCAATAAGCGGCTGTTGCGAGAGGCGCAGCAAAATGGTACTGCCTACCAGCCCTATGTCACCTAA
- a CDS encoding probable endo-1,4-beta-xylanase, with the protein MWLTTPLLFASTLLGLTGLALADNPIVQDIYTADPAPMVYNGRVYLFTGHDNDGSTDFNMTDWRLFSSADMVNWQHHGVPMSLKTFSWANSRAWAGQVVARNGKFYFYVPVRNAKTGGMAIGVGVSTNILGPYTDALGKPLVENNEIDPTVYIDTDGQAYLYWGNPGLYYVKLNQDMLSYSGSVNKVSLTTAGFGSRPNNAQRPTTFEEGPWLYKRGNLYYMIYAANCCSEDIRYSTGPSATGPWTYRGVVMNKEGRSFTNHPGIIDFENNSYFFYHNGALTGGSGYTRSVAVESFKYGSDGLIPEIKMTTQGPAQVKSLNPYVKQEAETIAWSEGIETEVCSEGGLNVAFINNGDYIKVKGVDFGSTGAKTFSARVASNSSGGKIELRLGSKTGKLVGTCTVTTTGNWQTYKTVDCPVSGATGTSDLFLVFTGTGSDYLFNFNWWQFS; encoded by the coding sequence ATGTGGTTGACCACTCCGTTGCTGTTCGCCAGCACCCTCCTGGGCCTCACCGGTCTTGCTCTAGCAGACAACCCCATCGTCCAAGACATCTACACCGCAGACCCAGCGCCAATGGTCTACAATGGCCGTGTCTACCTCTTCACCGGCCATGACAACGATGGCTCTACCGACTTCAACATGACCGACTGGCGCCTCTTCTCGTCAGCAGACATGGTCAACTGGCAGCACCATGGTGTAccgatgagcttgaagacatTCAGCTGGGCCAACAGCAGAGCTTGGGCTGGACAAGTCGTTGCCCGAAACGGAAAGTTTTACTTCTACGTCCCTGTCCGCAATGCAAAAACGGGAGGAATGGCTATTGGCGTTGGTGTTAGTACCAACATCCTTGGGCCCTACACGGATGCCCTCGGAAAGCCATTGGTTGAGAACAATGAGATCGACCCAACTGTGTATATCGACACTGATGGCCAGGCCTATCTATACTGGGGTAACCCTGGCTTGTACTATGTGAAGCTCAACCAAGACATGCTCTCCTACAGTGGAAGCGTCAACAAGGTTTCGCTCACAACTGCTGGATTCGGCAGCCGTCCAAACAACGCGCAGCGCCCTACAACCTTTGAGGAAGGACCCTGGCTGTACAAGCGTGGCAATCTTTACTACATGATCTACGCCGCCAACTGCTGTTCCGAGGATATCCGCTACTCGACTGGACCCAGCGCCACTGGGCCTTGGACTTACCGCGGTGTCGTGATGAACAAGGAGGGCCGAAGCTTCACCAATCATCCTGGCATCATAGACTTCGAGAACAACTCGTATTTCTTTTACCATAATGGTGCTCTTACTGGTGGTAGTGGGTACACTCGGTCTGTGGCtgttgagagcttcaagTATGGTTCAGACGGTCTGATCcctgagatcaagatgacTACACAGGGCCCTGCTCAAGTCAAGTCTCTGAACCCATATGTCAAGCAGGAGGCCGAGACCATCGCTTGGTCTGAGGGCATCGAGACTGAAGTCTGCAGTGAAGGTGGTCTCAACGTTGCTTTCATCAACAATGGTGActacatcaaggtcaagggtgTCGACTTTGGTAGCACTGGTGCAAAGACCTTTAGCGCTCGTGTTGCCTCAAACAGCAGCGGCGGTAAGATCGAGCTTCGACTTGGTAGCAAGACGGGCAAGTTGGTTGGTACCTGCACGGTAACGACTACTGGAAACTGGCAGACCTACAAGACTGTGGACTGCCCTGTTAGTGGTGCTACTGGCACGAGtgatctcttccttgtcTTCACGGGGACTGGATCTGACTATCTGTTTAACTTCAACTGGTGGCAGTTCAGCTAA